Proteins encoded within one genomic window of Nitrospira sp.:
- the metH gene encoding methionine synthase, translated as MGNSSQTSIEQLLKSRILILDGAMGTMIQQRKLDEAAFRGERFKDWKQDLKGHNDLLNITQPGIIEDIHRQYLEAGADIVETNTFNSQAISLADYHMETLGYELSKAGAECAKQAVLKVQAAQPGRRCFVAGAIGPTTKTSSISTDVNNSAARGTIYEELVAAYSDQVRGLLDGGADLLLVETIFDTLNAKAAFFAIQQVFDQGGRRVPVMASVTFIQAGSNRGVTGQTVEAFWNSISHVPLLSVGMNCALGPKEMRPLIEELSQIAPIYISSHPNAGLPNPLLPTGFPETPDTLAPQLRDWAQNGWLNIVGGCCGTTPDHIKKIAEAVRGLKPRPIPTVEPYTRLSGLEAVTLRPDSNFVNVGERTNVTGSPAFSKLILAGDYEAALSVARQQVEGGAQIIDINMDEGMLDSKAAMEKFLRLIASEPDICKVPIMVDSSKWEVLETGLKNIQGKAIVNSISLKEGEEKFVQQATLVHRYGAAVVVMAFDEQGQADTLERKKDICARSYKILTERVGLPATDIIFDPNILTVATGIEEHNNYAVNFIEATRWIKQHLPGAKVSGGISNISFSFRGNNVVREAMHAAFLYHAIKAGLDMGIVNAGQLAVYEEIPKDLLGLVEDVLLNRRPDATERLVNFAETVKQKGKAVVKDDEWRKGTVEERLSHALVKGITDYIDQDTEEARQKYPKPLSVIEGPLMAGMNVVGDLFGSGKMFLPQVVKSARVMKKSVAYLMPYMEEEKKRAGGYQAQGKVLLATVKGDVHDIGKNIVGVVLGCNNYEVIDLGVMVPCEKILATAKDLQVDVIGLSGLITPSLDEMVHVAKEMTREGFTVPLLIGGATTSKAHTAVKIAPSYTPSVVHVLDASRAVGVVGSLISPSQKAAFVQQVRDDYDRMRQAHQDRGTKPVLPIAKARANSLITDWTTVEIPVPSFLGVRTINDQPLRELVPFIDWSPFFHTWELRGRYPGIFEDVTVGPKAKELYDDARRLLDEIIEKKLLTAKGVYGFFPAASAGDDIELYHDGAQRQRVTTIHTLRQQSEKPQGQPNLALADYVAPRESGRKDHLGAFAVTAGIGLDALCRRFDKDHDDYNSIMAKALADRLAEAFAEYLHKRVREEWGYGTQETLSTEELIREKYRGIRPAPGYPACPDHTEKRLLFDLLQVEQNAAITLTESFAMLPAAAVSGFYFAHPEAKYFAVGKIGKDQVEDYASRKGMDLRTVERWLSPNLNYESS; from the coding sequence GTGGGCAATTCTTCACAGACGTCGATCGAACAACTACTCAAGAGCCGAATCCTGATCCTCGATGGAGCGATGGGGACCATGATTCAACAGCGGAAGCTGGATGAAGCGGCCTTTCGCGGCGAGCGGTTCAAAGACTGGAAGCAGGACCTCAAGGGCCACAATGATTTATTGAATATCACGCAGCCGGGCATTATTGAAGATATTCACCGGCAGTATCTCGAAGCCGGAGCCGATATTGTTGAAACGAACACGTTCAATTCTCAAGCGATCTCCCTGGCGGACTATCACATGGAGACGTTGGGCTACGAACTGTCTAAAGCCGGGGCCGAATGCGCCAAGCAGGCGGTTCTCAAGGTGCAGGCGGCTCAGCCCGGTCGGCGATGCTTCGTGGCCGGGGCCATCGGGCCAACAACCAAAACATCATCGATCTCGACGGACGTCAACAACTCGGCGGCTCGGGGAACGATCTACGAAGAGCTTGTCGCGGCCTACAGTGACCAGGTGCGTGGCCTGCTCGACGGCGGGGCCGATCTGTTGCTCGTCGAAACGATCTTCGACACACTCAACGCCAAGGCGGCATTCTTTGCCATCCAACAGGTCTTCGACCAGGGTGGCCGCCGAGTGCCTGTCATGGCTTCCGTGACATTCATCCAAGCGGGCAGCAATCGGGGTGTGACAGGTCAAACGGTTGAAGCCTTCTGGAACTCAATTTCCCATGTGCCGTTACTGAGCGTCGGAATGAACTGCGCTTTGGGGCCGAAGGAAATGCGGCCGTTGATCGAAGAGCTGTCGCAGATCGCCCCGATCTATATCAGCTCGCATCCCAATGCCGGATTGCCCAATCCGCTCCTGCCCACGGGATTTCCCGAGACACCGGACACGCTGGCGCCCCAGTTGCGGGACTGGGCCCAGAACGGCTGGCTCAATATCGTGGGCGGCTGTTGCGGGACGACGCCGGACCATATCAAGAAGATTGCGGAAGCCGTGCGCGGCCTGAAGCCTCGGCCGATTCCAACGGTCGAACCCTACACTCGTCTGAGCGGGCTGGAAGCGGTCACTCTGCGTCCCGATTCAAACTTTGTGAACGTGGGTGAGCGGACCAACGTGACCGGCTCGCCGGCCTTTTCAAAGCTGATCCTGGCCGGTGACTATGAAGCGGCCCTTTCTGTGGCACGACAACAGGTCGAAGGTGGCGCGCAGATCATCGACATCAATATGGATGAAGGCATGTTGGATTCTAAGGCGGCGATGGAGAAGTTTCTCCGTCTCATCGCCTCGGAGCCGGATATTTGCAAAGTGCCGATCATGGTCGACAGCTCCAAGTGGGAGGTGCTGGAGACGGGTCTGAAGAATATTCAGGGGAAGGCCATTGTCAACAGCATCAGCCTCAAAGAGGGCGAGGAGAAGTTTGTCCAGCAGGCGACGCTGGTCCATCGGTATGGGGCGGCCGTCGTCGTCATGGCATTCGACGAACAGGGGCAAGCCGATACATTGGAGCGAAAGAAAGACATCTGCGCGCGCTCCTATAAGATTTTAACGGAACGGGTAGGCTTGCCTGCGACCGATATTATTTTCGATCCCAATATTTTGACCGTTGCGACCGGCATCGAAGAGCACAACAACTATGCGGTGAATTTTATCGAGGCCACCCGGTGGATTAAGCAGCATCTCCCTGGTGCGAAAGTGAGCGGCGGCATCAGTAATATCTCGTTCTCATTTCGCGGGAACAACGTGGTCCGTGAAGCGATGCATGCGGCCTTTCTTTATCATGCCATCAAGGCCGGCCTCGATATGGGGATTGTCAATGCCGGTCAATTGGCCGTGTATGAAGAAATTCCAAAAGACCTGCTAGGACTTGTAGAAGATGTGCTGCTGAACCGGCGTCCGGATGCCACCGAACGGCTCGTGAATTTTGCCGAGACGGTGAAGCAAAAGGGAAAGGCGGTCGTTAAAGATGACGAGTGGCGCAAAGGGACGGTTGAGGAGCGCCTTTCGCACGCCCTCGTCAAAGGCATTACGGACTACATCGATCAGGATACGGAGGAGGCACGGCAGAAGTATCCGAAGCCCTTGTCGGTTATCGAGGGGCCGTTGATGGCCGGGATGAACGTCGTCGGGGATCTGTTTGGGTCCGGAAAAATGTTCCTGCCACAAGTCGTGAAGAGCGCCCGGGTCATGAAAAAATCCGTCGCCTACCTCATGCCCTATATGGAAGAAGAAAAGAAACGAGCGGGGGGCTATCAGGCGCAAGGGAAGGTCTTGCTCGCCACGGTGAAGGGCGATGTGCACGACATCGGGAAGAACATCGTCGGGGTGGTGTTGGGTTGCAATAACTATGAGGTGATCGATCTTGGTGTGATGGTGCCCTGTGAGAAAATTCTGGCAACGGCCAAGGATCTTCAGGTCGATGTGATCGGGTTGAGTGGGCTCATTACGCCTTCACTGGACGAAATGGTGCATGTCGCCAAGGAAATGACCCGCGAAGGTTTTACCGTGCCTCTGCTCATCGGCGGGGCGACGACCAGCAAGGCTCACACGGCGGTGAAGATCGCCCCGTCCTATACGCCATCGGTGGTCCATGTGTTGGATGCCTCACGGGCGGTCGGTGTCGTGGGCAGTCTGATTAGTCCGTCGCAGAAGGCCGCGTTTGTGCAACAAGTCCGAGATGATTACGATCGGATGCGACAGGCCCATCAAGATCGCGGGACCAAGCCGGTCTTGCCGATCGCGAAAGCACGCGCCAATAGCCTCATTACCGACTGGACGACCGTGGAGATTCCTGTGCCGTCCTTCCTGGGCGTGCGGACAATCAATGACCAACCGTTGAGGGAATTGGTACCTTTTATCGATTGGTCGCCGTTCTTTCATACCTGGGAGTTAAGGGGCCGGTATCCGGGGATCTTCGAGGACGTCACGGTCGGTCCGAAGGCAAAAGAACTCTATGATGACGCACGTCGACTGCTGGATGAGATTATAGAGAAGAAGCTGCTGACCGCGAAGGGCGTGTACGGATTTTTCCCCGCAGCAAGTGCGGGCGATGACATTGAACTCTATCACGATGGTGCGCAGAGGCAGCGAGTCACAACCATCCATACGCTCAGACAGCAGTCGGAAAAGCCTCAGGGGCAACCGAATCTCGCACTGGCCGACTATGTGGCACCTCGCGAATCAGGCCGGAAGGATCATCTCGGGGCATTTGCGGTGACGGCGGGTATCGGCCTGGATGCATTGTGTCGTCGTTTCGATAAGGATCATGACGACTATAACTCGATTATGGCAAAAGCCCTGGCGGATCGACTGGCTGAGGCGTTTGCGGAGTATCTCCATAAACGTGTCCGCGAAGAGTGGGGGTATGGAACACAGGAGACGCTATCTACCGAAGAACTGATTCGCGAAAAATATCGCGGCATCCGGCCGGCGCCTGGCTATCCAGCCTGCCCCGACCATACCGAGAAGCGGCTCTTGTTTGATCTGCTTCAGGTCGAACAGAACGCCGCCATCACGCTGACCGAGAGCTTTGCCATGTTGCCGGCTGCGGCCGTCAGCGGGTTCTACTTCGCTCATCCGGAGGCGAAATATTTTGCGGTGGGGAAGATCGGAAAGGATCAAGTCGAAGATTATGCCAGCCGAAAAGGGATGGACTTGCGCACTGTCGAGCGCTGGCTCTCGCCGAATCTCAACTACGAATCCTCCTAG